A DNA window from Solanum lycopersicum chromosome 3, SLM_r2.1 contains the following coding sequences:
- the rem-1 gene encoding remorin 1 isoform X1 yields MAELEAKKVEIVDPAPAQEPVEAPKEVVADEKAIVEPAPPPPAEEKEKPDDSKALVVVENTEEAADEKKEGSIDRDAVLARVATEKRLSLIKAWEESEKSKAENKAQKKVSAIGAWENSKKANLESELKKMEEQLEKKKAIYTEKMKNKIALLHKEAEEKRAMIEAKRGEDLLKAEELAAKYRATGTAPKKILGIF; encoded by the exons ATGGCAGAATTGGAAGCTAAGAAAGTAGAAATTGTGGACCCTGCCCCTGCACAAGAACCAGTTGAAGCTCCTAAAGAAGTGGTGGCTGATGAGAAAGCCATAGTTGAACCAGCTCCGCCTCCTCCtgcagaagaaaaagaaaaacccGATGACTCGAAAGCACTAGTTGTTGTCGAAAATA CAGAAGAAGCTGCTGATGAGAAAAAAGAGGGATCTATTGATAGAG ATGCTGTGCTTGCACGCGTTGCAACTGAGAAGAGGCTATCACTCATCAAAGCATGGGAAGAAAGTGAGAAATCAAAAGCCGAAAACAA AGCTCAGAAGAAGGTGTCTGCAATTGGTGCATGGGAGAACAGCAAGAAAGCAAACCTAGAGTCTGAGCTCAAAAAGATGGAG GAACAGTTGGAGAAAAAGAAGGCAATATATACtgagaaaatgaaaaacaaaattgcTCTACTCCACAAGGAAGCAGAAGAAAAGAGAGCGATGATTGAAGCTAAACGTGGAGAAGATCTTCTCAAGGCAGAGGAGCTTGCAGCAAAATACCGCGCCACTGGAACTGCTCCAAAGAAAATCCTTGGAATATTTTGA
- the rem-1 gene encoding remorin 1 — translation MAELEAKKVEIVDPAPAQEPVEAPKEVVADEKAIVEPAPPPPAEEKEKPDDSKALVVVENKAEEAADEKKEGSIDRDAVLARVATEKRLSLIKAWEESEKSKAENKAQKKVSAIGAWENSKKANLESELKKMEEQLEKKKAIYTEKMKNKIALLHKEAEEKRAMIEAKRGEDLLKAEELAAKYRATGTAPKKILGIF, via the exons ATGGCAGAATTGGAAGCTAAGAAAGTAGAAATTGTGGACCCTGCCCCTGCACAAGAACCAGTTGAAGCTCCTAAAGAAGTGGTGGCTGATGAGAAAGCCATAGTTGAACCAGCTCCGCCTCCTCCtgcagaagaaaaagaaaaacccGATGACTCGAAAGCACTAGTTGTTGTCGAAAATA AAGCAGAAGAAGCTGCTGATGAGAAAAAAGAGGGATCTATTGATAGAG ATGCTGTGCTTGCACGCGTTGCAACTGAGAAGAGGCTATCACTCATCAAAGCATGGGAAGAAAGTGAGAAATCAAAAGCCGAAAACAA AGCTCAGAAGAAGGTGTCTGCAATTGGTGCATGGGAGAACAGCAAGAAAGCAAACCTAGAGTCTGAGCTCAAAAAGATGGAG GAACAGTTGGAGAAAAAGAAGGCAATATATACtgagaaaatgaaaaacaaaattgcTCTACTCCACAAGGAAGCAGAAGAAAAGAGAGCGATGATTGAAGCTAAACGTGGAGAAGATCTTCTCAAGGCAGAGGAGCTTGCAGCAAAATACCGCGCCACTGGAACTGCTCCAAAGAAAATCCTTGGAATATTTTGA
- the LOC101249610 gene encoding transmembrane ascorbate ferrireductase 1 translates to MATGLKALPFSFGAHFIALIAAIMVLVWSIHFRGGLAWEAENKNLIFNIHPVLMLIGFIILGGEAIISYKSFPLEKQVKKKIHLVLHAIALILGIIGIYTAFKNHNESNIPNMYSLHSWIGIGVITLYGIQWIYGFVVFFYPGGSSEIRRDSLPWHVLLGMFIYVVAVGNACLGFLEKLTFLEVNGLAKYGSEAFLVNFTAIATVLYGVFVFLTILSQGPTADDHSYSAIA, encoded by the exons ATGGCAACTGGGCTAAAGGCACTGCCTTTTTCATTTGGGGCACATTTTATTGCCTTAATTGCTGCTATTATGGTCTTAGTTTGGTCTATTCACTTTAGAGGTGGCTTAGCTTGGGAAGCTGAAAACAAAAATCTCATCTTTAAT ATTCACCCTGTACTTATGCTTATTGGCTTCATTATTCTCGGGGGAGAAG CTATCATAAGTTACAAATCTTTCCCCCTGGAGAAGcaggtgaagaaaaaaatacatctaGTTTTACATGCTATCGCGCTCATACTTGGTATAATTGGAATTTATACCGCATTCAAGAACCACAATGAAAGCAACATCCCCAACATGTACAGTTTACATTCCTGGATTGGAATAGGAGTTATTACTCTTTATGGCATTCAG TGGATTTATGGATTTGTGGTGTTCTTCTACCCTGGAGGTAGTTCTGAAATCAGACGTGATTCACTTCCTTGGCATGTGCTTTTGGGGATGTTTATATATGTCGTGGCTGTTGGCAATGCGTGTTTAGGATTCCTTGAGAAGCTCACATTCCTGGAAGTCAACGGTTTGGCTAAATATGGTTCCGAGGCCTTCCTAGTTAACTTTACTGCCATTGCTACCGTTCTGTACGGTGTCTTTGTGTTTCTGACCATTCTTTCTCAGGGTCCAACTGCAGATGATCACAGTTACTCTGCCATTGCTTGA